The DNA window ATTAGCAGCACGCAATGTTCGGGTGAATGCAATTGCACCCGGATTTATACAAACAGATATGACCGCCAAGTTGACAGAAAAAGCAAAAGAAGAATTAACCAATGCCATTCCTCTGGGTAAGCTTGGCCAGCCTGAAGATGTAGCTAAGGTTGTTTTATTCTTGGCTTCTGATGATGCGGCTTACATTACTGGGCAAGTTATTAATGTTGACGGTGGTATGGTGATGTAGCATCTCTACCATGTCATTTCGACCGAAGGGAGAAATCTTGTTACGATTATGAATCGCAAGGTTACTTAGGCCTCCCTAAAATTGCAAAATAAATAGTTATAGAAAAATTTTAATCAAATAAAGGAGGAGAGTTTAATGGCACTAAAAGACAAAGTTAACGAAATAATTGTAGATCAACTGGGTGTTGACGCAGGCGAAGTAAAGGACGGAGCTTCATTTATCGATGATCTCGGAGCTGACTCATTGGACACAGTGGAACTTGTAATGGCATTTGAGGAGGAGTTTGACATTGAAATTCCGGATGAAGACGCAGAAAAGTTAAACACCGTTGGTGATGCAGTCAAGTACTTAGATGCAAAATTGGCGAGCAAAGAATAAAGCACATTTTTCATAAAATTTCCAAAATTATTTAAATTTAGATGTCTTCCATGGCCAAAACCATAGAACTAAAAAGAGTCGTAGTCACCGGTATGGGCGTCGTTTCTCCATTAGGTCACGAGGTGCATGAATTTTGGCAAAATTTGCTGGCCGGTAAAAACGGTATCGACACGATAACCGGTTTTGATACTGCCGATTTTACTACCAAATTCGCTGGCGAAATTAAAGACTTTTCGCCGGAGGAATTCATCGACCGCAAAGAAAGCCGGAGAATGGACCGATTTACGCAGTTTGCCGTTGTTGCTGCTGGAAAAGCTGTAAAACATTCCGGCATCGATTTTGATAACGAAGACAAAGATCGAATCGGCGTTATTGTCAGCTCGGGGATTGGCGGGATGCAAACCTTCGAGCAACAATCGCGCACGCTCATTGAGCGCGGCCCCCGGC is part of the candidate division KSB1 bacterium genome and encodes:
- a CDS encoding acyl carrier protein, whose translation is MALKDKVNEIIVDQLGVDAGEVKDGASFIDDLGADSLDTVELVMAFEEEFDIEIPDEDAEKLNTVGDAVKYLDAKLASKE